In Taeniopygia guttata chromosome 2, bTaeGut7.mat, whole genome shotgun sequence, one genomic interval encodes:
- the UPP1 gene encoding uridine phosphorylase 1 isoform X8, which produces MDFVLVSAGMELLSRGKVRAGGRSGRTSSPFWEEGVPARLPQFPEPGTRRESPPLRSAANNTPTKLRRRAVPRAELSRSAPDGVRLRPRLPFGLRPAHFPGGTGQLSENRALVSEQPPRRQRGRRAPSAGERRGTEPLGRRQGRGWFLCVPSPGSRSALGWFLELSLGTASACVCQERLSELLPGSGVLTPTERHQLPLESLRSAIPDFWLPLKQPEKSPSPSQILGLSDLSRAPHEMPLSGCHRKWIKETDSASVRLAKQGGRPDLLKHYTPVVMKSPPAAPDWYSHCANLAGIEKPR; this is translated from the exons ATGGATTTTGTCCTTGTttcagctgggatggagcttCTCAGTAGGGGCAAGGTCCGGGCGGGCGGTCGCAGTGGGAGAACATCCTCCCCTTTTTGGGAGGAAGGCGTCCCGGCACGGCTCCCGCAGTTTCCTGAGCCGGGAACACGCCGGGAGTCGCCCCCACTCCGCTCTGCGGCCAACAACACGCCTACCAAGCTCCGAAGGAGGGCGGTACCGCGGGCCGAGCTGTCTCGCTCCGCCCCCGACGGGGTCCGGCTCCGCCCGCGTCTCCCGTTCGGGCTCCGTCCCGCCCATTTCCCGGGTGGTACGGGTCAGCTCTCGGAGAATCGCGCTTTGGTCTCTGAGCAGCCGCCACGGCGGCAGCGGGGACGCCGAGCACCGTCTGCGGGAGAGCGCCGGGGCACGGAGCCGCTCGGGAGGCGGCAGGGGCGCGGCTGGTTCCTCTGCGTCCCGAGCCCGGGGAGCCGCAGCGCTTTGGGCTGGTTCTTGGAGTTGAGTTTGGGCACAGCCAGCGCCTGTGTGTGCCAGGAGCGCCTCAGCGAGCTGCTGCCTGGAAGCGGCGTCCTTACACCGACGGAACGGCATCAGCTGCCGCTGGAGTCGCTCCG GTCAGCAATACCAGATTTCTGGTTGCCACTGAAACAACCAGAGAAAAGCCCATCTCCCTCCCAGATTCTGGGTCTCAGTGACCTTTCAAGAGCTCCCCATGAAATGCCACTGTCTGGGTGTCACAGGAAGTGGATCAAAGAGACTGATTCAGCCTCAGTGAGGCTGGCAAAGCAAGGAGGCCGACCTG ACCTACTGAAGCACTACACTCCTGTGGTAATGAAGTCCCCTCCAGCTGCACCTGACTGGTACTCACACTGTGCCAATCTTGCAGGGATTGAGAAGCCACGATAA